From Candidatus Woesearchaeota archaeon, a single genomic window includes:
- the pyrH gene encoding UMP kinase, translating into MVLHVISVGGSLIVPGDNIDIDFLSSFKQFIIKRIEKGDRFILIAGGGKTARKYQDSAAAVSGIDNEEKDWIGIHSTRLNAHLLRTIFKLWANPKVVKNFDEKLPEFKEKVLIGAGWKPGWSTDYIATLLAKEYDAKSVINLSNIEYVYSEDPKVNPDAKKYENISWEDFREIVGDRWDPGMSAPFDPIASKEAQAQELKVAILNGKNLTNLGEYFDKKKFKGTLIE; encoded by the coding sequence ATGGTATTACATGTAATTTCTGTAGGAGGTTCTTTAATTGTTCCAGGAGATAATATTGATATAGATTTCTTATCTTCATTTAAGCAATTTATAATTAAACGAATAGAGAAAGGAGATAGATTTATTCTAATCGCAGGCGGAGGAAAAACTGCAAGAAAATATCAAGATTCTGCAGCTGCAGTTTCAGGAATAGATAATGAAGAAAAAGATTGGATTGGAATTCACTCAACAAGACTTAACGCGCATCTTTTAAGAACAATATTTAAACTATGGGCAAATCCAAAAGTCGTTAAAAATTTTGATGAAAAACTCCCTGAATTTAAAGAAAAAGTTTTAATAGGTGCTGGTTGGAAACCTGGTTGGTCAACAGATTATATTGCAACTCTTCTTGCAAAAGAATATGATGCAAAATCAGTAATTAATCTATCTAATATTGAATATGTTTATTCTGAAGATCCAAAAGTGAATCCTGATGCAAAAAAATATGAGAATATATCTTGGGAAGACTTTAGGGAAATAGTAGGAGATAGATGGGATCCTGGTATGTCAGCGCCATTTGATCCAATAGCATCAAAAGAAGCTCAAGCTCAAGAGTTAAAAGTTGCAATATTAAATGGAAAAAATTTAACTAATTTGGGAGAATATTTTGATAAAAAGAAATTCAAAGGAACTCTAATTGAATAA
- the fsa gene encoding fructose-6-phosphate aldolase has product MKLYLDTGNVEDIEAAVKIGVVDGVTTNPTLIAKEGRDFKKTIKEIANILSSHKFDFTVSAEVTNTNSAKEIIEEARELSKLTRHILIKVPLTKPGIEAVSTLSKEGIRCNVTLCFSANQALLAAKAGAWCVSPFVGRIDDEGYEGLNVIREIRKIFDNYNFETKILAASIRSPHDVLECAKIGADIATIPPKIFDKLFYNPLTDLGIVQFEKDWDEYKKNLKGK; this is encoded by the coding sequence ATGAAATTATATTTAGATACAGGAAATGTAGAGGATATAGAAGCAGCAGTAAAAATTGGAGTTGTAGATGGTGTTACAACTAATCCTACTCTTATTGCAAAAGAAGGAAGAGATTTTAAGAAGACTATAAAAGAAATTGCAAATATTTTATCAAGTCATAAATTCGATTTTACAGTTAGTGCTGAAGTAACAAATACTAATTCTGCAAAAGAAATTATCGAAGAAGCAAGAGAACTTTCAAAATTAACTAGACATATTTTAATAAAAGTACCTCTAACGAAGCCAGGAATTGAAGCTGTATCAACTCTTTCTAAAGAAGGGATAAGATGTAATGTAACTCTTTGTTTTAGTGCAAATCAAGCGCTCCTAGCAGCAAAAGCTGGAGCATGGTGTGTTAGTCCTTTTGTTGGAAGAATAGATGATGAAGGTTATGAAGGGTTAAATGTAATTAGAGAAATAAGAAAAATATTTGATAATTATAATTTTGAAACAAAAATCCTTGCAGCAAGTATTAGAAGTCCACATGATGTATTAGAATGCGCGAAAATTGGCGCAGATATTGCAACAATTCCTCCAAAGATTTTTGATAAATTATTTTATAATCCTTTAACTGATTTAGGGATAGTGCAATTTGAAAAAGATTGGGATGAATACAAAAAAAATTTGAAGGGGAAATAA